A stretch of the candidate division WOR-1 bacterium RIFOXYB2_FULL_36_35 genome encodes the following:
- a CDS encoding propionate kinase (involved in coenzyme B(12)-dependent 1, 2-propanediol degradation; important for the synthesis of propionyl coenzyme A during growth on 1,2-propanediol), translating into MKILALNCGSSSIKYKVFDWTIKKLLVKGEVERIGIQGSFIKQESNGKNPYLENHECNDHKEAIKLIVETLLNKEYGVLENLSQIDAIGHRVVHGGEKFKSSVKIDQDVLQAIKNVQDLAPLHNPPNIAGIEAAQELFSDVPQIAVFDTAFHQTMPEHSYMYATPYEWYGMYGVRRYGFHGTSHLYVSRRAAVMLGKKPGETNVITLHIGNGVSICAVKNGFSIDTSMGLTPLEGAVMGTRCGDIDPAIILFMIEKEGFYAEEIDKVLNKKSGLLGITGKYMDRRDIDKAAEEGDERCKLAQEIEAYKLKKYIGAYAAILGKADAVVFTAGAGELNWKLRERVLSNLENIGISFDKIKNQAAVNREERDISSHDSKVKILVIPTDEERVFIEDVVAILENNYKRHTEFIYSFDLADYNKRL; encoded by the coding sequence ATGAAAATTCTAGCTCTTAACTGTGGCAGTTCTTCAATAAAATACAAGGTTTTTGACTGGACAATAAAAAAACTCCTTGTTAAAGGCGAAGTAGAACGAATAGGAATTCAGGGATCGTTTATTAAGCAAGAAAGCAACGGAAAAAATCCTTATCTGGAAAATCATGAATGTAACGACCATAAGGAAGCAATAAAACTGATAGTAGAAACGTTGCTAAATAAAGAGTATGGGGTCTTAGAAAATTTATCACAAATAGATGCCATAGGACATAGAGTTGTCCATGGAGGAGAAAAATTTAAAAGTTCCGTAAAAATAGACCAAGATGTACTTCAAGCTATAAAAAATGTTCAAGATTTAGCCCCTTTGCATAATCCACCCAATATAGCAGGGATAGAAGCAGCCCAAGAACTTTTTTCCGATGTCCCTCAAATTGCGGTATTTGACACGGCGTTTCATCAAACCATGCCAGAACACTCTTATATGTACGCAACCCCTTATGAATGGTATGGCATGTACGGAGTAAGACGGTACGGATTCCACGGAACCTCTCATTTATATGTTTCAAGGCGCGCCGCTGTAATGCTCGGCAAAAAGCCAGGCGAGACAAATGTTATAACTTTACACATCGGAAACGGGGTCTCTATCTGCGCGGTTAAAAATGGATTTTCTATCGATACAAGCATGGGGCTTACCCCTCTTGAGGGAGCCGTAATGGGAACCCGATGCGGAGATATAGATCCCGCAATTATTTTATTTATGATAGAAAAAGAAGGGTTTTATGCCGAAGAGATAGACAAGGTCCTAAACAAAAAGAGCGGATTACTTGGAATTACAGGAAAATATATGGACAGGCGCGACATTGACAAAGCGGCAGAAGAGGGAGATGAACGGTGTAAACTGGCCCAGGAAATTGAAGCTTACAAACTGAAAAAATATATCGGAGCATATGCTGCCATACTTGGAAAAGCAGATGCTGTTGTCTTTACGGCAGGCGCCGGAGAATTAAACTGGAAACTCAGGGAAAGAGTTTTATCAAACCTGGAAAATATCGGAATTTCTTTTGATAAAATAAAAAATCAAGCAGCTGTAAACAGAGAAGAGAGAGATATTTCATCTCACGATTCAAAAGTAAAGATTTTGGTCATACCAACAGATGAGGAGAGGGTTTTTATTGAAGATGTTGTCGCAATTTTAGAAAACAACTATAAAAGGCATACGGAGTTTATCTATTCGTTTGACTTGGCAGATTATAACAAAAGATTATAG
- a CDS encoding bifunctional pyr operon transcriptional regulator/uracil phosphoribosyltransferase, translated as MKNNNNGKVKEKILMDEIAMNRALKRVAHEIVENNRGAHNIVLVGIMNRGVPLAKRIAKIIDQSEKELIPVGSLDVSLYRDDLTKKGDYITVRKSDMPFSIDDKIVVLVDDVVFAGRTARAALDGLKDYGRAAKVQLVALVDRGHRELPIHPDYVGKKIPTNINENVAVEVLEIDGVDRVIIK; from the coding sequence ATGAAAAATAATAACAACGGGAAGGTAAAAGAAAAGATATTGATGGATGAAATAGCTATGAATAGAGCGTTAAAAAGGGTAGCGCATGAAATTGTCGAGAATAATAGAGGGGCTCATAACATAGTTTTAGTCGGAATAATGAACAGGGGAGTTCCGTTGGCAAAGAGGATTGCAAAAATTATCGATCAGTCTGAGAAGGAACTTATTCCCGTTGGTTCTTTGGATGTCTCTTTATACAGAGATGATCTTACAAAAAAAGGTGATTATATAACAGTCCGAAAGTCCGACATGCCTTTTTCTATTGATGATAAGATCGTTGTGTTGGTTGATGACGTTGTTTTTGCGGGCCGTACGGCGAGGGCCGCTTTGGATGGATTAAAAGATTATGGGCGTGCCGCAAAAGTTCAGCTGGTAGCTTTAGTTGACAGGGGACATCGTGAACTGCCTATTCATCCGGACTACGTGGGTAAAAAAATTCCGACAAACATTAATGAAAACGTTGCTGTTGAAGTTTTGGAAATTGATGGGGTAGATAGGGTTATAATTAAATAG
- a CDS encoding aspartate carbamoyltransferase produces MNKVKGLKTKDLLGLRYLTAEDINLILDTAQSMKEVMTRPVRKVPALLGKNIVTLFYEPSTRTRTSFDVAAKNLSANTTNIALAQSSVKKGETLIDTAKNLEVMGYDGVIIRHKMSGAPHLLAKNIKGAVINAGDGCNEHPTQGLLDIFTMREKRGDIAGKRVVIVGDIAHSRVARSNIWGLNKLGAKVVVVGPPTLIPKNIEELGCEVSYKLEKVIEDADFINVLRIQLERQEEGLFPSVEEYHKFYGITADRLKKCKSDIVVLHPGPINRGVEITSEVADGPYNVILEQVTNGVAVRMAVLFLLLSGRKPMLMKKN; encoded by the coding sequence ATGAACAAGGTAAAAGGCCTTAAAACAAAAGATCTTCTTGGCCTGCGTTATCTTACCGCAGAGGATATAAATCTTATTTTAGATACCGCTCAATCTATGAAAGAAGTTATGACGCGTCCAGTTCGCAAAGTCCCTGCGCTTCTTGGTAAAAATATTGTCACTCTTTTTTATGAGCCATCAACTAGAACCCGCACAAGTTTTGATGTTGCCGCAAAAAACTTATCCGCAAACACTACAAATATTGCTTTGGCGCAAAGCAGCGTGAAAAAAGGGGAGACCTTAATTGATACTGCAAAAAATCTTGAAGTTATGGGTTATGATGGTGTTATTATCCGTCACAAAATGTCAGGAGCTCCGCATCTTTTAGCGAAAAACATAAAAGGAGCGGTTATTAATGCGGGAGATGGTTGCAATGAACATCCGACGCAAGGGCTTCTTGATATTTTTACAATGAGAGAGAAGAGAGGGGATATTGCAGGGAAGAGGGTTGTTATTGTTGGGGATATTGCGCACTCAAGAGTTGCCCGTAGTAATATCTGGGGATTAAACAAACTTGGCGCAAAAGTTGTAGTAGTAGGGCCCCCAACACTAATCCCAAAAAATATAGAAGAACTGGGGTGTGAGGTTTCCTATAAGCTTGAGAAAGTTATAGAAGATGCAGATTTTATAAATGTTTTAAGGATCCAGCTTGAACGGCAGGAAGAGGGATTGTTTCCGTCTGTTGAAGAATATCATAAATTTTACGGAATAACTGCCGATCGGCTCAAAAAATGTAAGTCCGATATAGTTGTTTTGCATCCGGGACCTATTAATCGTGGAGTTGAAATAACTTCTGAGGTTGCCGATGGCCCTTACAATGTGATTTTAGAACAGGTGACAAACGGAGTTGCGGTTCGCATGGCTGTCCTCTTTTTACTGCTATCAGGGAGAAAACCGATGTTGATGAAAAAAAATTGA